In Nitrosarchaeum koreense MY1, one genomic interval encodes:
- a CDS encoding STT3 domain-containing protein: MISNVTLVSLGKFDLKLHHLLIIGILSLSFSISFLVRSQAADYGWELNEFDPFFNYRATQYVVDNGINAYFEWNDELSWYPHGRDVSQTSQVVLHVTAAVTYWIFGGGMDLYDFTILFPVVFGSLSTVVIFALVRVIGGTTAGLLSALLFSVSLPLIVRGTIGWFKSEPLGLFLGILALYFLLSGLNSKNTKIAIVKLIAAGITVPLSISAWGGSQFFIIPIGIFFLTLPFVRSDHKFIMWAIPLFTATVFLVSLSFERLSASFTFGLGGASLLIPTIFIVACIFIQSKSNENKKTRNGLLFLAAILIIGASLLIINAESEFLSLPSYRYLNAINPFLTTSIPLVDSVAEHASTTISQSFFFHSILMIFAGLGIWFMIKNQKERNSNFIKNDAILFSLIFGLIGIYVSSAFVRLEVFASISLIILSSVGLSILVRNVLNNTESKKSKNLIIKSSFLAGVIILLVIPISFPENGSWVTAAKSPPTILNGGTAYPVSTNDWTESMEWIKNNTPKDAVIASWWDYGYWISTLGERASIADNSTLNSQIIENLAKMLMSSPDQAWKMLTEMQSDYVVVFVSGQRLAVDNDDQALYVLQGGGDESKKQWFIRIAEESQPKYLESDGMSGTDHFWNETLLGKMFPFTPLAYVNFQTNQQSATYQPGFTPVYVKDIKYPFDSNGPFRLVHASPSFNAEKGQPMIGVFIYQVNKDYVPTN, from the coding sequence TTGATTTCAAATGTAACTTTGGTCTCATTAGGAAAATTTGATCTAAAACTACACCATCTCTTGATTATAGGAATTCTATCGTTGTCTTTTTCTATTTCTTTTTTAGTTAGATCACAAGCAGCTGATTATGGTTGGGAATTAAATGAATTTGATCCTTTTTTCAATTATAGAGCTACACAATATGTTGTTGATAATGGAATAAATGCATATTTTGAATGGAACGATGAACTTAGTTGGTATCCTCACGGAAGAGATGTTTCACAAACTTCCCAAGTAGTCCTTCACGTTACTGCTGCTGTCACGTATTGGATTTTTGGTGGAGGTATGGATCTTTATGATTTTACAATTCTTTTTCCTGTTGTTTTTGGATCTCTTAGTACTGTTGTAATTTTTGCGCTAGTCAGAGTGATTGGTGGAACAACTGCTGGGTTGCTTTCTGCATTATTATTTTCCGTATCGTTACCTCTGATAGTAAGAGGTACAATTGGTTGGTTCAAATCTGAACCTCTTGGCTTATTTTTAGGCATTTTGGCACTTTATTTTTTGCTTAGCGGTCTTAATTCTAAAAATACAAAGATAGCAATTGTGAAATTAATAGCTGCAGGAATTACTGTACCATTATCTATTTCTGCATGGGGTGGTAGCCAGTTTTTTATAATTCCGATAGGCATTTTCTTTCTTACGTTACCTTTTGTAAGATCTGATCATAAATTTATCATGTGGGCAATTCCTCTTTTCACTGCAACTGTATTTTTGGTTTCTCTAAGTTTTGAAAGATTGAGTGCAAGTTTTACTTTTGGGTTGGGAGGAGCTTCATTATTAATTCCAACAATTTTCATTGTTGCTTGTATTTTTATTCAAAGTAAAAGTAATGAAAACAAAAAAACTAGAAATGGCCTATTGTTTTTAGCTGCCATTCTGATAATCGGTGCAAGTCTTTTAATAATTAATGCAGAATCAGAATTTTTATCTCTTCCAAGTTATAGATATCTAAATGCAATTAATCCTTTTTTGACCACTTCAATTCCACTAGTAGATTCAGTTGCAGAGCATGCTAGCACAACAATTTCACAGTCATTTTTCTTTCATTCAATTCTAATGATATTTGCAGGATTAGGAATATGGTTTATGATAAAAAATCAAAAAGAAAGAAATTCTAATTTTATTAAAAATGATGCAATTTTATTTTCATTAATCTTTGGATTAATTGGGATTTACGTTAGTTCTGCATTTGTAAGATTGGAGGTATTTGCGTCTATATCTCTGATAATATTGTCTTCAGTGGGGTTGTCAATACTTGTAAGAAATGTTTTAAACAACACAGAGAGTAAAAAATCTAAAAATCTAATTATAAAATCTTCATTTCTTGCAGGAGTTATAATTCTCCTAGTCATCCCAATTTCTTTTCCTGAGAATGGTAGTTGGGTTACGGCAGCAAAATCCCCACCTACGATTCTTAATGGTGGTACTGCTTATCCAGTCAGTACAAATGATTGGACAGAATCTATGGAGTGGATAAAAAACAACACTCCTAAAGATGCTGTAATTGCATCTTGGTGGGATTATGGATACTGGATATCTACACTGGGTGAACGAGCCTCAATAGCTGATAATTCTACATTAAATTCCCAAATTATAGAAAATCTTGCAAAAATGTTAATGAGTTCTCCAGATCAAGCATGGAAAATGTTAACAGAGATGCAATCTGATTATGTGGTAGTTTTTGTTTCCGGTCAGAGGTTAGCAGTTGACAATGATGATCAAGCTCTTTATGTATTGCAAGGTGGTGGGGATGAATCAAAAAAACAATGGTTCATACGAATTGCTGAGGAATCTCAACCAAAATATTTAGAATCTGATGGTATGAGTGGCACTGATCATTTTTGGAATGAAACTTTATTGGGCAAAATGTTTCCATTTACTCCATTAGCTTATGTCAACTTCCAAACAAATCAACAATCTGCAACATACCAACCAGGATTTACACCAGTGTATGTAAAAGACATCAAATATCCTTTTGACAGTAATGGTCCATTTAGATTAGTTCATGCATCCCCAAGTTTTAATGCAGAAAAGGGTCAACCGATGATAGGAGTATTCATTTATCAAGTAAACAAAGATTATGTTCCAACTAACTAA
- a CDS encoding RNA-protein complex protein Nop10, whose translation MRFQLRKCLKCNHYSLKEKCPLCNEETISAHPAKFSPDDKYMRYRLAERYN comes from the coding sequence ATGAGATTTCAATTAAGAAAATGTTTAAAGTGTAATCATTACTCACTTAAGGAAAAATGTCCTTTATGTAATGAAGAAACTATCTCAGCACATCCAGCTAAATTTTCACCAGATGATAAATACATGAGATATAGACTAGCTGAAAGATACAATTAA
- a CDS encoding translation initiation factor IF-2 subunit alpha, giving the protein MSTEIQEMPEQGEIVLATITKVMDHGAYVTLDEYNDIQGFLHISEIAPGWIRSVSKFVKDGEKKVLLVKKVNSDRGDIDLSLKQVSKDQKKQKLKEVKKFEKGKTLLQNVKEKGNLSDEDIEKLEDMIYSKFDSVYDAFIEIARNGIESIKELKLPKKTATVIEEICSKIKLPSVEIRGIMEITNNKSDGVEIIKKALLDATKKDPTIDITYLGAPKYRLSITAEDFKSAEKTLKPILVEIQDSIEKKKGSFKFTREESKKTREN; this is encoded by the coding sequence ATGTCTACTGAAATTCAAGAGATGCCAGAGCAGGGGGAAATTGTTCTTGCTACAATTACCAAAGTTATGGATCACGGAGCATATGTTACATTAGATGAATATAATGATATTCAAGGATTTTTACATATATCAGAAATTGCACCTGGTTGGATTAGATCAGTTAGTAAGTTTGTAAAAGACGGTGAGAAAAAAGTTCTGCTAGTAAAGAAAGTGAACTCTGACAGAGGAGATATAGATCTATCACTAAAACAAGTATCAAAGGATCAAAAAAAGCAAAAGCTAAAAGAAGTTAAGAAATTTGAAAAGGGAAAAACTTTATTGCAAAATGTTAAAGAAAAAGGAAATCTCTCAGATGAAGATATTGAGAAATTAGAAGATATGATTTATTCAAAATTTGATTCGGTGTATGACGCATTTATTGAAATTGCAAGAAATGGAATAGAATCAATAAAAGAGTTAAAGCTTCCTAAAAAAACAGCTACAGTAATTGAAGAAATATGCTCCAAAATTAAACTACCCTCAGTCGAGATTAGGGGGATTATGGAAATTACTAATAATAAATCAGATGGAGTTGAAATCATTAAAAAAGCGCTTTTGGATGCAACAAAAAAAGATCCTACAATAGACATTACATATTTGGGTGCACCAAAATATAGATTATCTATTACTGCCGAAGATTTTAAATCCGCTGAAAAAACACTAAAACCAATACTTGTAGAGATTCAGGACAGTATAGAAAAAAAGAAAGGTTCATTCAAATTCACCAGAGAAGAATCTAAAAAAACAAGAGAGAACTAA
- the cobO gene encoding cob(I)yrinic acid a,c-diamide adenosyltransferase has product MDEKGLTIIYTGKGKGKTTAALGIALRATGYAKKTCMVQFIKGSWHYGEMYSSKRLEPEFEMVAIGKGFVGIIDDKSPKEEHERIAKEAIKISTEKIQSGKYDIVILDEINYAINLGLVKLEDVISLIKSKPKNLDLVLTGNYAKDEIVELADLVTEMREIKHPFQHGIKAKKGIDF; this is encoded by the coding sequence TATACACTGGAAAAGGCAAAGGAAAAACTACTGCTGCCCTAGGAATTGCATTGAGAGCTACAGGTTATGCAAAAAAAACATGCATGGTACAATTTATCAAAGGTTCATGGCATTATGGTGAGATGTATTCATCAAAGAGATTAGAACCAGAATTTGAAATGGTAGCTATTGGCAAAGGATTTGTTGGGATTATAGATGATAAGAGCCCCAAAGAAGAACATGAAAGAATAGCAAAAGAGGCAATTAAAATAAGTACTGAAAAAATTCAATCCGGAAAATACGATATTGTAATTTTAGATGAGATAAACTATGCAATAAATTTAGGTTTAGTGAAACTAGAAGATGTAATTAGTTTGATTAAATCAAAACCAAAGAACCTAGATCTTGTGCTAACTGGAAATTATGCTAAGGATGAAATTGTTGAATTAGCTGACCTAGTCACAGAAATGAGAGAAATAAAACATCCCTTTCAACATGGAATAAAAGCAAAAAAAGGAATTGATTTCTAA